From the genome of Camelus bactrianus isolate YW-2024 breed Bactrian camel chromosome 33, ASM4877302v1, whole genome shotgun sequence, one region includes:
- the CLDN25 gene encoding putative claudin-25, which yields MAWSSRGKAQLGGLLLSLLGWVCSCVTTILPQWKTLNLELNEMETWIMGLWEVCVNQEEVATVCKAFESFLSLPRELQASRILMVTSHGLGLLGLLLSGFGAECFQFHGTKWVFKMQLCLLGGTLEASASAATLFPVSWVAYATIQDFWDDSVPEIVPRWEFGDALYLGWAAGIFLALGGLLLIFSSCLGKEDVPSPRMAVPTAPPSCAPAGESDSSFYLMPRPRSLVI from the coding sequence ATGGCCTGGAGTTCCCGTGGGAAAGCCCAGCTCGGGGGactgctcctctctctccttggctgggtCTGCTCATGTGTCACCACCATCCTGCCCCAGTGGAAGACTCTCAATCTGGAACTGAACGAAATGGAGACCTGGATCATGGGGCTTTGGGAGGTCTGCGTGAATCAGGAGGAAGTTGCCACTGTGTGCAAGGCCTTTGAGTCCTTCTTGTCTCTGCCCAGGGAGCTCCAGGCATCCCGCATCCTCATGGTCACCTCCCATGGGCTGGGACTACTGGGGCTTCTGCTCTCTGGCTTTGGGGCTGAATGCTTCCAGTTTCATGGGACCAAATGGGTATTTAAGATGCAGCTTTGTCTCCTGGGAGGGACTTTGGAGGCATCAGCTTCGGCCGCTACCCTCTTTCCAGTCTCCTGGGTGGCCTACGCCACCATCCAAGACTTCTGGGATGACAGCGTCCCTGAGATTGTGCCTCGGTGGGAGTTTGGAGATGCCCTCTACCTGGGCTGGGCTGCTGGAATTTTCCTGGCCCTTGGCGGGTTACTTCTCATCTTTTCATCTTGCCTGGGGAAAGAAGATGTGCCTTCTCCCCGGATGGCTGTTCCTACAGCCCCACCATCCTGTGCTCCAGCGGGGGAGTCTGACAGCTCATTCTATCTAATGCCAAGACCTAGGAGCCTGGTCATCTAG